Proteins from a single region of Alphaproteobacteria bacterium LSUCC0719:
- a CDS encoding H-NS histone family protein, whose amino-acid sequence MESFKNKTASELSKILRESQAELKRRENAEAAKKEISTILKTYNLTIEDLDFGKKTKSRASNQSKTNKSRKVTKTNKHSDTENAELKKPLKKIDERRIVVSKYKHPVTNEKWSGRGRPPKWVVELCDVEKISTKKFKEDERFRI is encoded by the coding sequence ATGGAGTCTTTTAAAAACAAAACTGCGAGCGAGCTGTCCAAAATCTTGCGCGAGTCTCAAGCAGAATTGAAGCGTCGCGAAAATGCGGAGGCGGCAAAAAAAGAGATCTCCACCATTTTGAAAACTTATAATCTAACGATTGAAGATTTGGATTTTGGAAAAAAAACCAAGTCAAGGGCGTCTAATCAATCCAAAACGAACAAGTCACGAAAAGTTACCAAAACGAACAAGCACTCAGATACAGAAAACGCTGAACTAAAAAAGCCTTTAAAGAAAATAGATGAACGGCGCATTGTCGTTTCAAAATATAAACATCCGGTCACCAATGAGAAATGGTCAGGCCGTGGACGGCCTCCAAAGTGGGTAGTCGAACTTTGTGACGTTGAAAAAATTAGTACTAAAAAATTTAAAGAAGACGAACGCTTTAGAATCTAG
- a CDS encoding dipeptidase: MSDAVLEYALNKRASLIEELKQLVACPSVGADPAMADGMEKARQLIEQKLDQMGFQNRQRLVSGDGLGQPAIFAERLDAPDKPTMLIYAHYDVQPPDPEDNWHTPPFEPVEKDNRIYGRGISDDKGPMMIALETLAAFIAVERTLPINVKLLIEGEEETGSPSLPGILESHRSLLSADAVLSADGARWRPDLVSLNVGSRGNAGFEVKLITASQDLHSGRYGGIVRNALHEMARLVSGLHDADGRVAAPGFYDGVCEPSEHERAEIHSIAYDSSRLLSEIGAVPHGEKGYSTLERLWLRPTLDVNGMWGGYIGAGSKTVIANEASAKITMRLVEGQDPLAAQESIMRHLETNTPEGVRLEFLGERGASGAYTVPSDHPLLTAASKALEATTGTVPRRVRIGASLPLTDIVHRLLGLHTIMFSFALSDENFHAPNEFFRLDSISDGLAAWVRILREIAESDVADYAPYRH, encoded by the coding sequence ATGTCTGATGCTGTTCTTGAATATGCCCTGAACAAAAGAGCATCGTTGATTGAAGAATTGAAACAGCTTGTTGCCTGCCCCTCTGTCGGTGCTGATCCGGCAATGGCCGACGGGATGGAAAAGGCACGACAGCTGATCGAGCAAAAGCTGGATCAAATGGGCTTTCAGAACCGTCAGCGGTTGGTATCTGGCGATGGCTTGGGCCAGCCTGCCATTTTTGCCGAAAGGCTTGATGCGCCTGACAAGCCTACGATGCTGATCTATGCCCATTATGATGTGCAGCCGCCAGATCCTGAAGACAATTGGCATACGCCGCCTTTTGAACCGGTCGAGAAGGATAACCGAATTTATGGGCGGGGCATTTCAGACGATAAGGGCCCCATGATGATTGCCCTTGAAACACTGGCAGCATTCATTGCTGTTGAAAGGACATTGCCAATCAACGTCAAACTGCTGATCGAAGGCGAAGAGGAAACCGGCTCTCCCTCCTTGCCAGGCATTCTTGAAAGTCATCGATCCTTGCTGAGTGCTGATGCTGTACTGTCAGCCGATGGCGCGCGTTGGCGCCCTGATCTTGTTAGCCTAAATGTAGGATCGCGGGGGAATGCAGGGTTCGAAGTGAAACTCATCACAGCATCTCAGGACCTGCATTCAGGTCGCTATGGTGGCATAGTCCGCAATGCCTTGCATGAAATGGCCAGACTCGTTAGTGGCCTCCACGATGCAGACGGCCGCGTAGCTGCGCCAGGTTTTTATGATGGTGTTTGTGAACCTAGTGAACATGAACGCGCTGAGATCCATTCCATTGCCTATGATAGCTCCAGACTGCTGTCGGAAATCGGTGCGGTTCCCCATGGGGAAAAGGGCTATTCAACCCTCGAGAGGCTGTGGCTGCGCCCCACGCTGGATGTAAATGGCATGTGGGGTGGGTATATCGGCGCCGGGTCGAAAACAGTAATCGCGAATGAAGCATCAGCCAAGATCACCATGCGCCTTGTAGAAGGCCAGGATCCTTTGGCTGCACAGGAATCCATCATGAGGCATCTTGAAACAAACACCCCGGAGGGTGTCAGATTGGAGTTCTTGGGTGAGCGTGGTGCGTCAGGAGCCTATACAGTGCCCAGCGACCATCCGCTGTTGACGGCGGCATCAAAGGCGCTCGAGGCTACAACTGGAACGGTGCCCCGACGCGTCCGTATAGGTGCATCGCTGCCTCTGACAGACATTGTGCATCGTTTGCTGGGATTGCATACGATTATGTTTTCCTTCGCGCTTTCAGATGAAAACTTCCATGCGCCAAATGAGTTCTTTCGCCTCGATTCGATATCTGACGGACTCGCTGCATGGGTCAGAATCCTGCGCGAAATAGCAGAGTCTGATGTGGCCGATTACGCGCCATACAGGCATTGA
- the neuC gene encoding UDP-N-acetylglucosamine 2-epimerase, which produces MKNALSISFFSGNRADFGPLQQVLLEATKNKFIDTSLIISETQRLKPIKNCNIFEYKEDLNGDDEAATCKSSGNVITKVGSAIKKINPRCLVILGDRFEALAAAQAAVIFKVPIAHICGGDTTNGSFDQYFRNAISILSELHFSTNSQSTNALKNLGIKDKAIFEFGHPGVDAIQMGPVVSRQSFFKATELNPELKTILVSFHSITSLSDLGAHELSELIAAIEILSDDHSLQFLITAANPDPLGQKINASFIELCSKLKRCCFIHTLGTELFRGALIHCDMFIGNSSALIYEAPVIGQHAILIGERQSQRTMPTVVQCIGAHRAQIVNSINATLFKSKPNPDTFFGTQGISKKIVDQLVSTFSED; this is translated from the coding sequence ATGAAAAACGCACTCTCCATAAGTTTTTTTTCTGGGAACAGAGCTGACTTTGGCCCATTACAGCAAGTATTGCTTGAAGCCACAAAAAACAAGTTTATTGACACTAGCTTAATCATTTCAGAGACGCAGAGACTTAAGCCTATAAAAAATTGTAACATATTTGAATATAAAGAGGATCTTAATGGGGATGACGAAGCGGCTACATGCAAATCTTCAGGCAATGTGATCACAAAAGTTGGCAGTGCTATTAAAAAAATTAATCCTCGTTGTCTTGTAATTCTTGGAGATAGGTTTGAAGCGCTTGCCGCTGCGCAGGCTGCCGTCATATTCAAGGTCCCCATTGCACACATTTGTGGTGGCGACACTACAAACGGGTCTTTCGACCAATATTTCCGAAACGCGATTTCGATTTTATCAGAATTGCATTTTTCTACAAATTCACAGTCAACGAATGCGCTCAAAAACCTCGGCATCAAAGATAAAGCTATCTTCGAATTTGGCCATCCGGGAGTTGATGCAATTCAAATGGGACCCGTTGTCTCAAGGCAATCATTTTTCAAAGCTACTGAATTAAACCCCGAACTGAAAACAATTCTTGTGTCGTTTCATTCAATTACCTCGCTTAGTGATCTGGGGGCACACGAATTAAGTGAATTGATTGCCGCAATTGAGATATTGTCGGACGATCATAGTTTACAATTCCTAATTACGGCAGCTAACCCTGATCCTCTTGGGCAAAAAATCAATGCTTCCTTTATTGAGCTTTGTAGCAAATTGAAAAGGTGTTGCTTTATTCATACGTTGGGCACAGAGCTATTCAGGGGTGCGCTGATCCATTGTGATATGTTTATTGGGAACTCCTCGGCTTTGATATACGAGGCGCCTGTCATTGGGCAACACGCGATACTTATTGGCGAGCGACAGTCTCAAAGGACAATGCCGACTGTTGTTCAATGCATAGGTGCTCACCGTGCACAAATTGTGAATTCAATTAATGCTACACTTTTTAAATCAAAGCCAAACCCAGACACTTTTTTTGGCACTCAAGGCATTAGCAAAAAAATTGTCGATCAACTAGTATCCACTTTCTCTGAGGATTAA
- a CDS encoding sugar phosphate nucleotidyltransferase: MRLIETSKVTLPINATIKDAIVKLNENSEKIILILDGYQKIVCVITDGDIRRAILIDNNLDRPAVDIGNKSPLVAKETLGENQILSLMSKNNIEHIPVVDSSNKFKFVYRMASRQRNKITTAVIMAGGLGTRLRPLTENIPKPLADISGKPILERIILLLIEHDITKIYISINYLGEMIEQVIGDGSRFGVKIQYVREEEKLGTAGSLSLIKDQISGNFFVLNADISTRVDLSELSKKHCANGNIASIAVAQNEVQIPYGVIMNGDDGKLIWEEKPKYSFLAAVGIYVLSDRIFKYLPEIPQRVDMPELLIGAQGNKETLSLFPLFETWADIANIEDLNMVRQTFSNI; this comes from the coding sequence ATGAGGTTAATAGAAACAAGTAAAGTAACATTACCCATCAATGCCACAATAAAAGATGCGATTGTAAAGCTGAATGAAAATTCAGAAAAAATAATCCTTATTTTGGATGGTTATCAAAAAATTGTATGTGTTATCACCGATGGAGATATAAGACGTGCTATCTTGATTGATAACAATTTAGATAGACCAGCAGTAGACATTGGCAATAAATCGCCTTTGGTTGCGAAAGAAACACTAGGTGAAAATCAGATATTGAGCTTGATGTCCAAAAACAATATTGAGCATATTCCAGTAGTAGATAGCTCAAATAAATTTAAATTCGTTTACAGGATGGCATCTCGACAGAGAAACAAAATAACTACAGCCGTTATAATGGCTGGAGGTTTGGGAACGCGCCTTCGACCACTAACAGAAAATATACCAAAACCGTTGGCTGATATTTCCGGAAAGCCAATATTGGAACGAATTATCCTACTTTTGATTGAGCATGACATCACCAAAATTTATATAAGTATTAATTATCTAGGTGAAATGATAGAGCAAGTAATTGGCGATGGTTCCCGGTTTGGAGTGAAAATTCAATATGTTAGAGAGGAAGAAAAACTAGGAACAGCAGGAAGCCTATCTCTGATTAAAGATCAGATTAGTGGTAATTTTTTTGTATTAAACGCCGACATCTCAACCAGAGTAGACCTGTCTGAACTTTCAAAGAAGCACTGTGCCAATGGCAATATTGCTTCGATAGCTGTTGCTCAAAACGAGGTACAAATCCCTTATGGGGTAATAATGAATGGCGATGATGGCAAATTAATTTGGGAAGAGAAGCCAAAATATAGCTTTCTTGCTGCCGTTGGGATATATGTACTCAGCGACAGGATTTTCAAGTATTTACCCGAAATTCCTCAAAGAGTTGATATGCCGGAGTTATTGATAGGAGCTCAGGGCAATAAAGAGACCCTCAGTCTATTCCCTCTTTTTGAAACCTGGGCCGATATTGCAAATATCGAAGATCTTAATATGGTCCGACAAACTTTTTCAAATATCTGA
- a CDS encoding ketopantoate reductase family protein yields MKNEILIWGAGAIGGVLGAYWARAGQPVTMVDIVADHVTACRTEGLKIEGPVEEFTQVVPAVLPEKLTKTYSCVVLAVKAQATEVAVASILPHLREDGFILSAQNGLNEKMIADLAGAHRTMGAFVNYGADWIEPGRILFGNRGAVVVGEIDNVIRARTERVHKLLQIFEPDAVLTDDIWGYLWGKMGYGAMLFATALTSDSMTANFADLERGPALMGLAREVMRTAVAEGVNPRPFNGFEPRAFMPDAAEESALKSLADLADFNSKTAKTHTGIYRDLAVRKRKTEVDQQLGVIVDIAVGHGIDTPLLRRLIELIHDIEEGRREMSSTTFHELTRTIS; encoded by the coding sequence ATGAAAAATGAGATCCTGATCTGGGGCGCCGGTGCCATAGGTGGGGTATTGGGGGCCTACTGGGCACGTGCTGGTCAACCGGTAACAATGGTCGATATCGTTGCAGACCACGTCACCGCCTGCCGCACGGAAGGATTGAAGATTGAAGGTCCTGTTGAAGAATTTACGCAGGTTGTCCCTGCCGTTCTGCCGGAAAAGTTGACTAAAACCTACAGCTGTGTGGTGCTTGCCGTGAAAGCGCAGGCCACGGAGGTTGCTGTGGCATCGATCCTGCCCCACTTGCGGGAGGATGGGTTCATTCTGTCCGCACAGAATGGGCTGAACGAAAAAATGATCGCGGATCTTGCAGGTGCCCACAGAACCATGGGTGCTTTCGTCAATTATGGCGCTGACTGGATTGAACCGGGGCGGATCCTTTTCGGCAATCGAGGCGCCGTTGTTGTCGGTGAAATAGACAATGTCATTCGCGCGCGAACTGAACGCGTGCATAAATTGCTTCAGATATTCGAGCCCGATGCCGTGCTTACGGATGATATCTGGGGTTATCTCTGGGGAAAAATGGGCTATGGCGCGATGCTATTTGCAACCGCGCTAACTTCTGACAGCATGACTGCAAATTTTGCTGATCTAGAGCGAGGCCCGGCATTGATGGGACTGGCCCGCGAAGTCATGCGAACTGCCGTGGCCGAGGGTGTAAATCCCAGACCGTTCAACGGATTTGAACCAAGAGCATTCATGCCTGATGCGGCCGAGGAATCTGCGCTGAAAAGCCTGGCTGACCTTGCGGATTTCAATTCCAAGACAGCCAAAACTCACACAGGAATTTATCGTGATCTTGCTGTGCGCAAGCGCAAGACGGAAGTCGATCAGCAATTGGGAGTCATTGTTGATATTGCGGTGGGTCATGGTATCGACACGCCACTACTGCGCCGCTTGATCGAATTGATTCATGACATTGAGGAAGGTCGGCGTGAGATGTCGTCCACAACCTTTCATGAACTGACGAGGACTATATCATGA
- a CDS encoding MarR family winged helix-turn-helix transcriptional regulator: protein MPATKVALEENYFSDGQDMAPDMLEAKLWANPCPFTFRINYLALLYNTPLYNWVQDVYGLKRPEYVVLYSLSLADGSSARDISTTSGFPKNTLSRAIKLLESSGLIEKGKKMSGPGRKQALHLSQTGWEIINKTKPAFEQQEKRMLETLTDGERQMLFELLSKVVIHAEDWSGSLPGHT, encoded by the coding sequence ATGCCAGCCACAAAGGTCGCGCTCGAGGAAAATTATTTTAGCGACGGCCAAGATATGGCCCCTGATATGTTGGAGGCAAAGCTCTGGGCGAATCCATGCCCATTTACCTTTCGCATCAATTATCTTGCTCTGCTCTACAACACTCCTCTTTATAACTGGGTGCAGGATGTCTACGGATTGAAACGGCCAGAATATGTGGTGCTGTATTCATTGTCTTTGGCTGATGGAAGCAGTGCCCGTGATATCTCCACCACTTCTGGGTTCCCGAAGAACACTCTCAGCCGGGCGATAAAGCTGCTTGAGTCCTCCGGGCTTATAGAGAAGGGTAAAAAGATGTCTGGCCCCGGACGAAAGCAGGCGTTGCATTTGTCTCAAACGGGATGGGAAATCATCAACAAGACCAAGCCTGCTTTCGAACAACAGGAAAAGCGTATGCTAGAAACGCTGACCGATGGTGAGCGCCAGATGCTGTTTGAACTGCTGTCCAAAGTTGTCATTCATGCAGAGGATTGGTCGGGAAGCTTGCCGGGACATACTTGA
- a CDS encoding DMT family transporter has protein sequence MSNEGMADNRRGAILLIMSAAIFTADVTVLRYLSPDVPFVLIIFFRSLLQLLIVTAYIKTQANAPFMSPRWPMLVIRGGTSLACWWLYYLSFRKLDLALASTLTFTTSLFVVLLAPIVLREKIGGRRAIATVLGFIGVVLASEIDGYGVDVGVLLGLGSALAAAILIFQNRLLVKTEHTATIMFWIGLVATIGTTPGAILGWTFVGIQDLALLCLAGALGTFGMLLTVEAYRFGEVSALAPFPYIRILFALGAGYFLFAEKVSAYEISGAVIIVICGLIASERRKPSMV, from the coding sequence ATGAGCAACGAGGGAATGGCAGATAACCGGCGTGGTGCGATCCTGCTGATCATGTCGGCGGCAATATTCACCGCTGATGTCACGGTTTTGAGGTATCTCAGCCCAGATGTTCCCTTTGTTCTGATTATATTCTTCCGGTCGCTGTTGCAGCTTTTGATCGTTACGGCCTACATAAAAACGCAGGCTAATGCTCCGTTCATGTCACCGCGCTGGCCTATGCTTGTTATAAGGGGGGGGACCAGCCTCGCCTGTTGGTGGCTGTACTATCTGAGCTTCAGGAAGTTGGATCTGGCGCTTGCGTCAACTCTCACTTTTACAACCTCGCTTTTTGTTGTTTTGCTGGCTCCTATCGTGCTGCGCGAGAAGATTGGGGGGAGGCGGGCTATTGCAACCGTCCTCGGTTTCATTGGTGTTGTTCTGGCGAGTGAGATTGATGGTTATGGTGTTGATGTTGGCGTGCTGCTGGGACTTGGGTCGGCTTTAGCGGCCGCGATACTGATTTTTCAAAATCGGCTGCTGGTCAAAACGGAACATACAGCAACCATCATGTTCTGGATTGGCTTGGTCGCAACCATCGGCACCACACCAGGCGCTATACTCGGCTGGACTTTCGTCGGCATTCAGGATTTAGCCCTTTTATGCCTTGCCGGGGCACTGGGTACATTTGGCATGCTGTTGACGGTCGAAGCCTATCGCTTTGGCGAGGTGTCAGCCCTGGCCCCATTCCCATATATACGGATTTTGTTTGCGCTCGGCGCTGGTTATTTTCTCTTTGCTGAGAAAGTCAGTGCTTATGAAATATCCGGCGCGGTGATCATTGTCATTTGTGGGCTGATCGCCAGCGAAAGACGTAAGCCTTCAATGGTCTGA
- a CDS encoding DegT/DnrJ/EryC1/StrS family aminotransferase: MPHKDLTKRIITLLERVCGTPQTPMQVHEPIFSEDEKLSVANVLNTGWVSTAGPEISIFEDALKTKLQLNHCVAVNSGTSALHLALKCLGIGAGDGVILPSLGFIAPANAISYVGANHHFVDVDPHFGLLDTNAIEKYLNKSMHLNIKAIVFICLFGQKTDPKPLLNLARERNLKVIEDAAGALGSKFSGNYVGNDFDATIFSFNGNKIITTGGGGALSIFDTQAAEHALHLANVAKTYKNHVPSHDQIAFNYRMPNLNAAIGIPQLGDLDNKIAKKLALKIRYKRESENLGLTILEDPPGSTSNNWLINLKLDPLQSLAESQKRLFQIIGECHDRGYIVRPIWEPLHRTKMYNFSENLSLPNTDILSTSLISLPSSEFI; this comes from the coding sequence ATGCCACATAAAGACCTTACAAAAAGAATCATCACCCTTTTGGAAAGAGTGTGTGGCACGCCACAAACACCTATGCAGGTACACGAACCTATTTTTTCTGAAGACGAAAAGTTATCCGTAGCCAATGTTCTAAACACAGGTTGGGTTTCTACTGCAGGTCCAGAAATTTCTATTTTTGAAGATGCCCTAAAAACAAAATTACAACTTAACCATTGTGTTGCGGTAAACTCTGGAACGTCAGCGTTACATTTAGCACTAAAGTGCCTCGGAATTGGCGCTGGCGACGGTGTAATATTACCTTCGCTTGGTTTCATAGCGCCAGCGAATGCTATATCTTATGTTGGCGCTAATCATCATTTTGTTGATGTAGATCCTCATTTTGGACTTCTAGATACGAACGCTATCGAAAAATATTTAAACAAATCCATGCACCTAAATATAAAGGCCATAGTGTTTATTTGTTTATTTGGGCAAAAAACTGATCCTAAGCCTTTGCTTAATCTTGCTAGGGAAAGGAACCTTAAGGTTATCGAGGACGCAGCAGGCGCACTTGGATCAAAATTTTCTGGAAATTATGTTGGGAACGATTTTGACGCTACAATTTTCAGCTTCAATGGCAATAAAATAATCACAACTGGTGGTGGTGGTGCGCTTAGTATCTTTGACACTCAAGCCGCTGAGCATGCTCTACACTTAGCTAATGTTGCCAAGACTTACAAAAATCACGTTCCATCGCACGATCAAATCGCTTTCAATTACCGTATGCCCAATCTAAACGCAGCAATTGGCATACCTCAATTAGGCGACTTGGATAATAAAATTGCAAAAAAGCTCGCACTAAAAATTAGATATAAACGTGAGAGCGAAAATTTAGGCCTAACGATTTTGGAAGATCCTCCTGGGTCTACCTCAAATAATTGGCTTATAAATCTGAAACTAGACCCGTTGCAAAGTCTTGCAGAGTCTCAGAAAAGACTATTTCAGATAATAGGAGAATGTCACGACAGAGGCTACATTGTTCGTCCTATTTGGGAGCCACTGCACCGCACCAAAATGTATAATTTTTCGGAAAATTTAAGTCTTCCAAATACTGACATTCTTTCGACTAGCCTTATCAGTCTTCCTAGCAGCGAATTCATCTAA
- a CDS encoding creatininase family protein — protein sequence MNWLDMEAAVKKDQRCILPIGSTEQHAQLSLCVDMILAEKMALDVAEPLNIPVFPVMPYGLAPYFAAFPGTVSLRVETLMAVIRDIVASLYQSGFRKILIVNGHGGNNPVGALAQELMAEYNDISVKFHNWWNAPATWAKAQSIDSTGSHANWMENFPWTRLAHAPAPEGEKQVINMALMKISSPKKVREMLGDGSFGGPWQREDEEMLAIWKTGINETREALEGPWPELKDAI from the coding sequence ATGAATTGGCTTGATATGGAGGCAGCTGTTAAAAAGGACCAGCGCTGCATATTGCCAATCGGGTCCACCGAACAGCACGCGCAACTGTCGCTTTGTGTTGACATGATTTTAGCCGAAAAAATGGCACTGGATGTTGCGGAACCACTCAATATTCCTGTTTTTCCAGTTATGCCATATGGCCTTGCTCCTTATTTTGCTGCGTTCCCTGGCACTGTAAGTCTTCGTGTCGAAACGCTCATGGCGGTGATCAGAGATATTGTGGCATCGCTGTATCAATCAGGGTTCAGAAAGATTCTGATTGTTAATGGTCATGGCGGCAATAACCCGGTCGGCGCATTGGCGCAGGAACTGATGGCGGAATATAACGACATCTCTGTCAAATTTCACAATTGGTGGAATGCGCCTGCAACATGGGCCAAGGCGCAAAGCATCGACTCAACGGGTTCTCATGCCAATTGGATGGAGAATTTTCCATGGACAAGATTGGCACACGCACCGGCACCAGAGGGTGAAAAGCAAGTTATCAATATGGCACTTATGAAGATCAGTTCTCCCAAGAAAGTCCGTGAAATGCTTGGGGATGGTTCTTTTGGCGGCCCCTGGCAACGGGAGGATGAAGAGATGCTGGCTATTTGGAAAACCGGCATCAACGAAACCCGTGAAGCCCTCGAAGGGCCCTGGCCTGAGTTGAAAGATGCCATATGA
- a CDS encoding ABC transporter substrate-binding protein encodes MGLNTTITRWGTPPLLILGGKKMRKQKFLAAMAVALGLTATSMASAQTLTMGVRGGPESIDPHYSALGPHAEAAKHIFDTLVWSGTDLQIEPGLATSWSPVDDDTWEFKLRKGVKFHDGSDFDAEDVKFSIERIPVVSGPTTTTIYVRRVADVEIIDSHTIHIHTDGQAATLPNDFIRLFIVSSEAAANYSTPETAAEGFNSGAAAVGTGPYKFVSWEPKGDLVLERNDDYWRGKGSWEKVIRKEIPNDSSRLAALKAGQVDVINYVSSVDYLALENDANIDAVKGDSVYIMNLQLDQRKKTPLVRAIDGSELAENPFRDLRVRQAIDHAIDRQTMVDIVLEGLGRPANQMMPPGFFGSSEDIPMPEYNPAKAKQLLADAGYANGFEVDLYCTADRLPGDGAICQGLGQMFTQVGIKTNVNAISKTVYFPAQARLEYSMFMNGWGTLTGEASYTLGGLAHSNNPDVKLGAYNRIEYKNDDVDRLLQTGARMMDADQRRATYEEAMEKVMADKAYISIVQLQTVWGAKAGSVEFTPRYDEDTLAFFIKSAN; translated from the coding sequence ATGGGACTGAATACAACAATAACTCGTTGGGGCACGCCGCCTCTTTTGATTTTGGGAGGGAAGAAAATGCGAAAACAAAAATTCCTAGCAGCTATGGCAGTGGCGCTGGGATTAACTGCGACCAGCATGGCCTCGGCGCAGACGCTGACGATGGGTGTTCGTGGTGGGCCTGAGTCGATAGACCCACATTATTCGGCACTAGGTCCGCACGCCGAAGCGGCAAAGCACATCTTCGACACTCTTGTCTGGTCAGGCACTGATCTTCAGATTGAACCGGGGCTGGCCACAAGCTGGTCACCCGTGGATGATGACACATGGGAATTCAAGCTTCGTAAGGGTGTTAAGTTCCATGATGGCTCGGACTTTGACGCTGAAGATGTAAAATTCTCAATAGAGCGCATCCCGGTTGTGTCAGGCCCAACCACCACAACAATCTATGTTCGCCGGGTGGCCGATGTTGAGATCATAGATTCCCACACCATCCATATCCACACAGATGGGCAGGCAGCAACGCTGCCAAATGATTTCATCCGGCTCTTCATCGTCTCATCAGAAGCTGCTGCAAATTACTCCACACCGGAAACGGCCGCTGAAGGATTCAATTCAGGTGCGGCTGCTGTCGGTACCGGCCCCTATAAATTTGTGAGCTGGGAGCCGAAGGGAGACCTTGTGCTGGAACGAAATGACGATTACTGGCGCGGCAAGGGGTCATGGGAAAAGGTTATCCGCAAGGAAATCCCGAATGACAGTTCACGCCTTGCGGCGCTGAAAGCCGGACAGGTTGATGTCATCAACTATGTCTCTTCTGTTGACTACCTAGCCCTTGAAAACGATGCAAATATCGATGCGGTAAAGGGTGATTCGGTCTACATCATGAACCTGCAGCTTGATCAGCGTAAAAAGACACCACTGGTCAGAGCTATTGATGGTTCGGAGCTGGCCGAAAATCCGTTCCGTGACTTGCGTGTCCGCCAGGCGATTGACCACGCAATCGATCGTCAGACCATGGTCGATATTGTCCTCGAAGGCCTTGGCAGACCGGCAAATCAGATGATGCCCCCAGGCTTCTTCGGCTCCAGTGAAGACATCCCAATGCCTGAATATAATCCTGCCAAGGCAAAGCAACTTCTTGCTGATGCAGGCTATGCCAACGGCTTTGAAGTTGATCTGTACTGCACCGCTGACCGTCTTCCCGGTGATGGCGCGATCTGCCAGGGTCTTGGCCAGATGTTCACGCAGGTTGGTATCAAAACCAATGTCAACGCGATCTCCAAGACCGTTTATTTCCCAGCGCAAGCACGCCTTGAATACTCGATGTTCATGAATGGCTGGGGAACATTGACTGGTGAAGCATCCTACACTCTTGGGGGACTGGCACATTCCAATAACCCGGATGTGAAACTCGGCGCTTACAACCGCATCGAATATAAAAATGATGATGTTGACCGGTTGTTGCAGACAGGGGCTCGGATGATGGACGCAGATCAGCGCCGCGCCACATACGAGGAAGCAATGGAAAAGGTCATGGCAGACAAGGCCTATATCTCAATTGTACAGCTTCAAACTGTCTGGGGCGCAAAGGCGGGGAGT
- a CDS encoding SDR family NAD(P)-dependent oxidoreductase: MTARTALVTGVVGGIGAAIASRLATDGARVIVSDLPGETLASVADRLRLPMVAADLGDPLSAKDLKDNVVAQYGNPDIIVNAAGGVCNQIGTSLEEVEPSGWKTIFAANVDSALHLAQSFVPAMKANQWGRVITISSGAGLRPSLTGIHAYTAAKHALVGLTKQLSLELGQHGITVNSIAPGFILSNAATERQWEAYGRDGQAEIINRIHTRRLGRPEDIAAAAAFLTSDEANWITGQILSVDGGIV; encoded by the coding sequence ATGACGGCAAGAACAGCGCTTGTAACAGGCGTTGTGGGCGGCATAGGCGCTGCCATAGCTTCAAGACTTGCAACTGATGGGGCAAGGGTGATTGTGTCTGATTTGCCTGGAGAGACCCTTGCGAGTGTCGCAGACCGGTTGCGGCTTCCGATGGTTGCGGCTGATCTCGGTGATCCCCTTTCTGCTAAAGACTTGAAAGATAATGTGGTCGCCCAGTATGGGAACCCAGACATTATTGTTAACGCTGCTGGTGGGGTGTGTAATCAGATTGGAACATCCCTGGAAGAGGTAGAGCCGTCTGGCTGGAAAACTATTTTTGCCGCCAATGTTGATTCCGCTCTACATCTTGCTCAATCCTTTGTTCCTGCAATGAAAGCTAATCAGTGGGGCAGGGTGATCACCATCAGCTCGGGGGCTGGGCTGCGACCAAGCCTGACAGGCATCCACGCCTATACAGCAGCAAAACACGCCCTGGTCGGATTGACCAAACAGCTCAGTCTTGAGCTGGGTCAACATGGTATAACCGTGAATTCGATTGCGCCTGGGTTCATCTTGTCGAATGCAGCAACCGAACGACAATGGGAAGCCTATGGGCGAGATGGCCAGGCTGAAATCATAAACCGCATTCACACACGTCGTCTTGGCAGGCCGGAAGATATCGCGGCGGCTGCTGCTTTCTTGACGTCTGACGAAGCAAACTGGATCACCGGCCAGATCCTGAGTGTTGATGGCGGCATTGTCTGA